Proteins encoded together in one Paracoccus sp. SMMA_5_TC window:
- the rpsD gene encoding 30S ribosomal protein S4 has protein sequence MTKRTAAKYKIDRRMGENIWGRAKSPLNKREYGPGQHGQRRKGKLSDFGTQLRAKQKLKGYYGDLTEKQFRRIYAEAERVKGDTGENLIGLLERRLDAVVYRAKLVPTIFAARQFVNHGHVEVNGKRVNIPSYRVKEGDVISVRERSRQLAIVLEAVGSAERDVPDYLEVDHNKMTVSFVRTPALGDVPYPVVMEPNLVVEFYAKN, from the coding sequence ATGACGAAACGCACCGCTGCCAAGTACAAGATCGACCGCCGCATGGGCGAAAACATCTGGGGTCGCGCCAAGTCGCCGCTGAACAAGCGCGAATACGGCCCCGGTCAGCACGGTCAGCGCCGCAAGGGCAAGCTGTCGGATTTCGGCACCCAGCTGCGCGCCAAGCAGAAGCTCAAGGGTTATTACGGCGACCTGACCGAAAAGCAGTTCCGCCGCATCTATGCCGAGGCCGAGCGTGTGAAGGGCGATACCGGCGAAAACCTGATCGGTCTGCTGGAGCGCCGTCTGGACGCGGTCGTCTATCGCGCGAAACTGGTCCCCACCATCTTTGCCGCCCGCCAGTTCGTGAACCACGGCCATGTCGAGGTGAATGGCAAGCGCGTGAACATCCCGTCCTATCGCGTCAAGGAAGGCGACGTGATCTCGGTGCGCGAACGTTCGCGTCAACTGGCCATCGTGCTCGAGGCCGTCGGCTCGGCCGAGCGTGATGTGCCCGATTATCTGGAAGTCGACCACAACAAGATGACGGTTTCGTTTGTCCGCACCCCGGCCCTGGGCGATGTGCCCTATCCGGTGGTGATGGAACCGAACCTGGTCGTCGAATTCTACGCCAAGAACTGA
- the acnA gene encoding aconitate hydratase AcnA, protein MPIETGTDTARTRRQLQVGGQSYDYYSIDAATEAGLGDFSKLPASLKVVLENLLRFEDGGRTVSVDDIRAFAEWAQKGGQNPREIAYRPARVLMQDFTGVPAVVDLAAMRDGIKALGGNPQKINPLNPVDLVIDHSVMIDEFGTPRAFQRNVELEYERNMERYQFLKWGQNAFQNFRVVPPGTGICHQVNLEYLAQTVWTDTDQNGKTVAYPDTLVGTDSHTTMVNGLAVLGWGVGGIEAEAAMLGQPVSMLIPEVVGFKITGALREGVTATDLVLKVVQMLRKHGVVGKFVEFYGEGLDHMPLADRATIANMAPEYGATCGFFPIDDETLRYLRQTGRDESRIALVEAYAKQNGFWRTRDYAPVYSSTLELDQGDVVPAISGPKRPQDHVALTDSAKAFRDYILGVRPAPSVPAEQKEKMTREGGAPNPAPEEIPGGHHGHLNTGAVEGQDYTLRDGSVVIASITSCTNTSNPYVLMAAGLVARKARALGLTRKPWVKTSLAPGSQVVAEYLQAAGLQEDLDALGFNLVGFGCTTCIGNSGPLAPEISKSINDNDLVAVSVLSGNRNFEGRISPDVRANYLASPPLVVAYAIAGDMNIDLTTQPLAHTADGKPVFLKDIWPSSKEVAELVDTIVTREMFQSKYADVFKGDERWQAVEVTDSETYDWPASSTYIQNPPYFQGMGKDKGAIHNIHGARILALLGDMITTDHISPAGSFKPTTPAGKYLTERQVAPKDFNSYGSRRGNHEVMMRGTFANIRIKNEMLDGVEGGYTKGPDGQQTSIYDAAMAYKDAGIPLIVVGGIEYGAGSSRDWAAKGTNLLGVKAVIAESFERIHRSNLVGMGVIPFEFTGGDNRKTLGLTGDEVISIDGLEGDFKPLSLVPCTIRYADGREKTIQLKARVDTEVEIEYLENGGVLHYVLRNLARA, encoded by the coding sequence ATGCCCATCGAAACCGGAACCGACACCGCCCGGACCCGCCGCCAGTTGCAGGTCGGCGGACAAAGCTACGACTATTATTCGATCGACGCCGCGACCGAAGCCGGACTGGGTGATTTCTCGAAGCTGCCGGCCTCGCTGAAGGTGGTGCTGGAAAACCTGCTGCGCTTCGAGGATGGGGGACGCACCGTCAGCGTCGATGACATCCGCGCCTTTGCGGAATGGGCGCAAAAGGGTGGCCAGAACCCGCGCGAGATCGCCTATCGCCCGGCGCGGGTGCTGATGCAGGACTTCACCGGCGTTCCGGCGGTGGTGGACCTGGCTGCGATGCGTGACGGCATCAAGGCGCTGGGGGGCAATCCGCAAAAGATCAACCCGCTGAACCCGGTCGATCTGGTCATCGACCATTCGGTGATGATCGATGAATTCGGCACGCCCCGCGCCTTCCAGCGCAACGTCGAGCTGGAATATGAACGCAACATGGAACGCTATCAGTTCCTGAAATGGGGCCAGAACGCTTTCCAGAACTTCCGCGTGGTGCCGCCGGGCACTGGCATCTGCCATCAGGTCAACCTGGAATACCTGGCCCAGACCGTCTGGACCGACACCGACCAGAACGGCAAGACCGTCGCCTATCCCGACACGCTGGTCGGCACCGACAGCCACACCACCATGGTCAACGGTCTGGCGGTCCTTGGCTGGGGCGTGGGCGGGATCGAGGCCGAGGCCGCGATGCTGGGCCAGCCGGTGTCCATGCTGATCCCCGAGGTCGTGGGCTTCAAGATCACCGGCGCGCTGCGCGAAGGCGTGACCGCCACCGACCTGGTGCTGAAGGTGGTGCAGATGCTGCGCAAGCACGGCGTCGTCGGCAAGTTCGTCGAATTCTACGGCGAAGGGCTTGACCACATGCCGCTGGCCGACCGCGCCACCATCGCCAACATGGCCCCCGAATACGGCGCCACCTGCGGCTTCTTCCCCATCGATGACGAAACCCTGCGCTATCTGCGCCAGACTGGCCGCGACGAATCCCGCATCGCCCTGGTCGAAGCCTATGCCAAGCAGAACGGCTTCTGGCGGACCCGCGATTATGCGCCGGTCTATTCCTCGACCCTGGAACTGGATCAGGGCGACGTGGTGCCCGCCATCTCGGGACCGAAACGGCCTCAGGATCACGTCGCCTTGACCGATTCGGCCAAGGCCTTCCGCGACTATATCCTTGGCGTCCGTCCCGCCCCCTCGGTCCCGGCCGAGCAAAAGGAAAAGATGACCCGCGAAGGCGGCGCGCCCAATCCCGCGCCCGAGGAAATTCCCGGAGGCCATCACGGCCATCTGAATACCGGCGCAGTCGAGGGCCAGGATTACACCCTGCGCGATGGTTCGGTGGTGATCGCCTCGATCACATCCTGCACCAACACCTCGAACCCCTATGTGCTGATGGCCGCAGGCCTGGTGGCACGCAAGGCGCGCGCGCTTGGCCTGACCCGCAAGCCCTGGGTCAAGACCTCGCTGGCGCCGGGATCGCAGGTGGTGGCCGAATATCTGCAAGCCGCCGGCCTGCAAGAGGATCTGGACGCGCTGGGCTTCAACCTGGTCGGCTTTGGCTGCACCACCTGCATCGGCAACTCGGGCCCGCTGGCGCCGGAAATCTCGAAGTCGATCAATGACAACGATCTGGTCGCGGTTTCGGTCCTGTCCGGCAACCGCAACTTCGAGGGCCGCATCAGCCCGGACGTGCGCGCCAACTATCTGGCCAGCCCGCCGCTGGTCGTGGCCTATGCGATCGCCGGCGACATGAATATCGACCTGACGACACAGCCGCTGGCCCATACCGCCGACGGCAAGCCTGTGTTCCTGAAGGATATCTGGCCCAGCTCGAAAGAGGTGGCGGAACTGGTCGATACCATCGTCACCCGCGAGATGTTCCAGTCGAAATACGCCGATGTGTTCAAGGGCGACGAACGCTGGCAGGCGGTCGAGGTCACGGACAGCGAAACCTATGACTGGCCGGCGAGCTCGACCTATATCCAGAACCCGCCCTATTTCCAGGGCATGGGCAAGGACAAGGGCGCGATCCACAATATCCACGGCGCCCGCATCCTGGCGCTGCTGGGTGACATGATCACCACCGACCACATCTCGCCCGCCGGGTCGTTCAAGCCGACCACACCGGCCGGCAAATACCTGACCGAGCGTCAGGTCGCGCCCAAGGACTTCAACAGCTATGGCTCGCGCCGCGGCAACCATGAAGTGATGATGCGCGGCACCTTTGCCAATATCCGCATCAAGAACGAGATGCTCGATGGCGTCGAGGGCGGTTATACCAAGGGGCCGGACGGCCAGCAGACGTCGATCTATGACGCGGCGATGGCCTACAAGGACGCCGGTATCCCGCTGATCGTGGTGGGCGGCATCGAATACGGCGCCGGTTCGTCGCGCGACTGGGCGGCCAAGGGCACCAACCTGCTGGGCGTCAAGGCGGTGATCGCCGAAAGCTTCGAGCGCATCCACCGTTCCAACCTGGTTGGCATGGGCGTGATCCCGTTCGAGTTCACCGGCGGCGACAACCGCAAGACGCTGGGCCTGACCGGCGACGAGGTGATCTCGATCGACGGGCTCGAGGGTGACTTCAAGCCGCTGTCGCTGGTGCCCTGCACCATCCGCTATGCCGACGGTCGGGAAAAGACCATCCAGCTCAAGGCCCGCGTCGATACCGAGGTCGAGATCGAATATCTCGAAAACGGCGGCGTGCTGCATTACGTGCTGCGCAACCTGGCCCGCGCCTGA
- a CDS encoding DUF1223 domain-containing protein, producing the protein MALVQRMTGRAGKGGRRLLLLALTLLLWGVALGGGISAQAQPGPDGAQAAATDTMVDSEAGPAAAPGQQSDTGRSLNDPATGDSLSPGSGDGALIEAPAEPGTVPATEVPADPNPDARAAWGLEIQSPQPGPAAPVNRFTESQGRQRLVGPIDHPPIVIELFTSQGCSSCPPADEMLADLADRQDVLALSWHVDYWDYLGWVDEFARPEFTLRQQAYAHQSGERAIYTPQMIVGGTDTLIALRPAEVMTLLHGQMARPAPVMVSARQDGGSYRIDITPRRAIGERVAIILVRYLPSRKVPIRAGENRGLTVEYRNIVVAAERVAEWDGRAPLRISVTPEGKSGDQFPGDTRHAILAQQLGQGDPRRASGPILAAIRLD; encoded by the coding sequence ATGGCGTTGGTGCAGCGCATGACGGGCAGGGCGGGCAAGGGCGGTCGGAGGTTGCTGCTGCTGGCGCTGACGCTTTTGCTATGGGGCGTTGCGCTGGGCGGCGGGATTTCGGCGCAGGCCCAGCCGGGGCCGGATGGTGCGCAGGCTGCCGCGACGGATACCATGGTCGACAGTGAGGCGGGGCCCGCAGCCGCCCCCGGGCAGCAATCCGATACGGGCCGCAGCCTGAATGACCCGGCAACAGGTGATTCCCTGTCGCCCGGTTCGGGGGACGGCGCGCTGATCGAGGCGCCGGCCGAACCTGGCACGGTGCCTGCGACGGAAGTTCCCGCGGATCCGAACCCCGACGCCCGCGCCGCCTGGGGTCTCGAGATCCAGTCCCCGCAACCCGGCCCTGCCGCGCCCGTGAACCGTTTCACCGAGTCGCAGGGCCGTCAGCGACTGGTCGGTCCCATCGACCACCCCCCCATCGTGATCGAGCTTTTCACGTCCCAGGGCTGTTCGTCATGTCCCCCCGCGGACGAGATGCTGGCCGATCTTGCCGACCGGCAGGACGTGCTGGCACTGTCCTGGCATGTCGATTACTGGGACTATCTGGGTTGGGTCGATGAATTCGCCCGTCCCGAATTCACCCTGCGCCAGCAGGCATATGCACATCAGTCCGGCGAACGGGCGATCTATACGCCGCAGATGATCGTGGGCGGCACCGATACCCTGATCGCCCTGCGCCCGGCCGAGGTGATGACCTTGCTGCATGGCCAGATGGCCCGACCGGCGCCGGTGATGGTTTCGGCCCGCCAGGATGGGGGCAGCTATCGCATCGACATCACCCCCCGGCGGGCGATCGGCGAACGGGTCGCGATCATCCTGGTGCGCTATCTGCCCAGCCGCAAGGTTCCGATCCGCGCCGGCGAGAACCGCGGCCTGACTGTCGAATATCGCAATATCGTCGTGGCCGCCGAACGGGTGGCGGAATGGGACGGCCGCGCGCCGCTGCGCATCAGCGTGACGCCCGAGGGCAAAAGCGGTGACCAGTTCCCCGGTGATACCCGTCACGCCATCCTGGCCCAGCAACTTGGCCAAGGCGATCCCCGGCGGGCCAGCGGCCCGATCCTGGCCGCGATCCGGCTGGACTGA
- a CDS encoding inner membrane-spanning protein YciB yields MTPERKINPWLKVGLEFGPLLLFFAVFMRLRERSVMLAGTEYSGFVVATLVFVPVLVLSTLALWRLTGRLAPMQIATLVLVVVFGGLSVWLNDPKFFKMKPTIIYLLFAALLAISLLLRRNWLQLVMSEALPMDAEGWRILTRRLVALFLGLALANELVWRSMSETAWVNFKTFGLPAIMVVFFVLNARLFERHAVSRDD; encoded by the coding sequence GTGACCCCGGAACGCAAGATAAATCCCTGGCTCAAGGTCGGGCTCGAATTCGGTCCGCTGCTGCTGTTCTTTGCGGTGTTCATGCGCCTGCGCGAGCGCAGCGTGATGCTGGCGGGGACCGAGTATTCCGGCTTTGTGGTGGCGACGCTGGTGTTCGTGCCGGTGCTGGTTCTGTCCACGCTGGCCTTGTGGCGCCTGACCGGGCGGCTGGCACCGATGCAGATCGCCACCCTGGTGCTCGTGGTCGTGTTCGGCGGGCTGTCGGTGTGGTTGAATGATCCGAAATTCTTCAAGATGAAGCCCACGATCATCTACCTGCTGTTTGCGGCGCTGCTGGCGATCAGCCTGCTGCTCAGGCGCAACTGGTTGCAGCTGGTCATGTCCGAAGCCCTGCCGATGGATGCCGAAGGCTGGCGCATCCTGACCCGGCGGCTGGTGGCGCTGTTTCTGGGGCTGGCGCTGGCCAACGAACTGGTCTGGCGCAGCATGTCGGAAACCGCCTGGGTCAATTTCAAGACCTTTGGCCTGCCGGCGATCATGGTGGTGTTTTTCGTGCTGAACGCCCGACTTTTCGAGCGTCACGCCGTCAGCCGGGACGACTGA
- the metZ gene encoding O-succinylhomoserine sulfhydrylase — protein MTEKPLHPRTRAVHHGIRRSQYGEMAEALFMTQGFSYDSAEQAEGRFVKSGPDEFIYARYGNPTSRMFEDRVANLEGTEDAFATASGMAAVNGALMCLARPGDHIVSSRALFGSCLYVLEVLARFGVEISYVDGTDLDQWRAAVRPGTRAVFFESVSNPTLEVIDIQAVAEIAHAAGALVVVDNVFATPVYSRAAQQGADVIVYSSTKHIDGAGRCLGGVICGSRHFVREVAEPYLKHTGAAISPFNAWIMLNGLTTLDLRVRAQTESALALAQAMQGQPGVARVIYPGLPDHPQYDLVQRQMGAGGTMVAIDLGSKDAAFAALNRLRVFQISNNLGDAKSIATHPATTTHQRLTPEARAGLGITPGLLRLSIGLEHADDLIADLRQALT, from the coding sequence ATGACCGAAAAGCCTCTGCATCCGCGCACCCGGGCCGTGCATCACGGCATCCGCCGCAGCCAATACGGCGAAATGGCCGAGGCGCTGTTCATGACGCAGGGCTTTTCCTATGACAGCGCCGAACAGGCCGAGGGCCGCTTTGTCAAATCCGGGCCGGACGAATTCATCTATGCCCGCTACGGCAATCCCACCTCGCGCATGTTCGAGGATCGCGTCGCCAATCTGGAAGGAACCGAGGACGCCTTTGCCACGGCATCGGGCATGGCGGCGGTCAATGGCGCGCTGATGTGCCTTGCCCGGCCCGGAGATCACATCGTCTCGTCCAGGGCGCTGTTCGGATCCTGCCTTTACGTGCTCGAGGTTCTGGCCCGTTTCGGGGTCGAGATCAGCTATGTGGACGGCACCGATCTGGATCAGTGGCGCGCGGCGGTCCGTCCCGGCACCCGTGCGGTGTTCTTTGAATCCGTGTCGAACCCCACGCTCGAGGTCATCGACATCCAGGCGGTGGCCGAAATCGCCCATGCCGCCGGCGCGCTGGTGGTGGTGGACAACGTCTTTGCCACCCCGGTCTACAGCCGCGCGGCCCAGCAGGGGGCGGATGTGATCGTCTATTCCTCGACCAAACATATCGACGGGGCAGGGCGCTGCCTGGGCGGGGTGATCTGCGGCAGCCGCCATTTCGTGCGCGAGGTTGCCGAACCCTATCTGAAGCACACCGGCGCGGCCATCAGCCCCTTCAACGCCTGGATCATGCTGAACGGCCTGACCACGCTGGACCTGCGGGTGCGGGCCCAGACGGAAAGCGCGCTTGCACTGGCGCAGGCGATGCAGGGCCAGCCCGGGGTGGCGCGGGTGATCTATCCGGGCCTGCCCGATCATCCGCAATACGACCTGGTTCAGCGCCAGATGGGCGCCGGCGGCACCATGGTCGCCATCGATCTGGGCAGCAAGGACGCGGCCTTTGCAGCGCTGAACCGGCTGCGCGTCTTTCAGATCTCGAACAACCTGGGCGATGCGAAATCCATCGCCACCCATCCGGCGACGACCACGCATCAGCGCCTGACCCCCGAGGCGCGGGCCGGTCTGGGCATTACCCCCGGACTGCTGCGGCTGTCGATCGGGCTGGAGCATGCCGACGATCTGATCGCCGATTTGCGTCAGGCGCTGACCTGA
- the folE2 gene encoding GTP cyclohydrolase FolE2 gives MTEARPVATLRAYPALSRDYPADFRVDAAYKASLPDLQNGPASLIVGARAPIQHVGISNFRLPIRYQTREGGEITLETSVTGTVSLEADRKGINMSRIMRSFYAHAEKQFSMRVLQAALEDYKSDLDSIDARIQMRLSYPMRVGSLRSGLSGWQYYDIALELAEKAGERLRIMHFDYVYSSTCPCSLELSEHARQMRGQLATPHSQRSIARISAVMQGDTLWFEDMVELCRRAVPTETQVMVKREDEQAFAELNAAHPLFVEDAVRAFAAELLAEPRIGDFRVVASHQESLHSHDAVSVLTQGDTFAQASLDPSIFAGLRA, from the coding sequence ATGACCGAGGCCCGCCCCGTCGCCACCCTACGCGCCTATCCGGCGCTGTCGCGCGATTATCCCGCCGATTTTCGCGTCGATGCCGCCTACAAGGCCAGCCTGCCGGATCTGCAGAACGGCCCGGCCAGCCTGATCGTCGGCGCCCGCGCGCCGATCCAGCACGTGGGCATTTCCAATTTCCGCTTGCCGATCCGCTATCAGACCCGCGAGGGCGGCGAGATCACGCTGGAAACCAGCGTCACCGGCACCGTCAGCCTGGAGGCCGATCGCAAGGGCATCAACATGAGCCGCATCATGCGCTCGTTCTACGCCCATGCCGAAAAGCAGTTCTCGATGCGGGTGCTGCAAGCCGCGCTCGAGGATTACAAATCCGACCTGGACAGCATCGATGCCCGCATCCAGATGCGGTTGAGCTATCCGATGCGGGTGGGGTCGCTGCGATCGGGCCTCAGCGGCTGGCAATATTACGACATCGCCCTGGAACTGGCCGAGAAGGCCGGCGAACGGCTGCGCATCATGCATTTCGATTATGTCTACAGCTCGACCTGCCCCTGTTCGCTGGAACTCAGCGAACATGCCCGGCAGATGCGCGGCCAGCTGGCGACGCCGCATTCGCAACGCTCGATCGCGCGGATCTCGGCGGTGATGCAGGGCGATACCCTGTGGTTCGAGGACATGGTCGAATTGTGCCGGCGCGCCGTGCCCACCGAAACCCAGGTCATGGTCAAGCGCGAGGATGAACAGGCGTTCGCCGAACTTAACGCCGCCCACCCGCTGTTCGTCGAGGATGCGGTGCGCGCCTTTGCAGCCGAACTTCTGGCCGAACCGCGCATCGGCGATTTCCGCGTCGTGGCCAGTCATCAGGAATCGCTGCATTCCCACGACGCGGTGTCGGTGCTGACCCAGGGCGACACCTTTGCCCAGGCCAGTCTGGATCCGTCGATCTTTGCCGGCTTGCGGGCCTGA
- a CDS encoding ATP-dependent helicase codes for MSDFDDSDAFLAADAAAPVPLSQRAAAARPAPYLEGLNPAQLAAVQALDGPVLLLAGAGTGKTRALTTRIAHLLSQGKARPGQILAVTFTNKAAREMKDRIGRLLGEMVEGMPWLGTFHSISVKILRRHAELVGDGELHLKPSFTILDTDDQLRLLRQLIAAENIDEKRWPARQLAGLIDGWKNRCITPASLPRGEERAFDGWGGRLYRAYQRRLLELNAVDFGDLLMHCVSIFQAHPDVLKQWQDRFRYILVDEYQDTNAAQYLWLRLLAQGHRNICCVGDDDQSIYGWRGAEVGNILRFETDFPGATVIRLEQNYRSTPHILAAASGLIAANKGRLGKTLWTEATGGERVRLIGHWDSEAEARWIGEEIEAFHGGHRHSIGRRSLNDIAILVRASHQMRAFEDRFMTIGLPYRVIGGPRFYERQEIRDAMAYFRLAVSPADDLAFERIVNVPKRGLGDKAVQKIQAEARVRGLSLTEGAASAVATGVLGGKGAAALRHLVEALGRWHVDALDSRVNHVELAERILDESGYTAMWQNDKSPDAPGRLDNLKELVKALEEFDNLQGFLEHVALVMDAEQGEQAEQVSIMTLHAAKGLEYPIVFLPGWEDGLFPSQRSMDETGTRGLEEERRLAYVGITRAEELATISFAGNRRMYGQWQSSLPSRFIDELPPDHVDVLTPPGLYGGGYGAAAQPFAASAMHERAARADVYNSPGWKRMQERSAQRAQPVHRVPVTIDAEPAARFSVGDRVFHQKFGNGTIMGIAEDTLTVEFATGFKTIKASYVQPAHQDGSRDDVPF; via the coding sequence ATGAGCGATTTCGACGATTCCGATGCCTTTCTTGCAGCCGACGCGGCCGCGCCGGTGCCGCTGTCGCAGCGCGCCGCCGCCGCGCGTCCCGCGCCCTATCTGGAGGGGCTGAACCCCGCCCAGCTTGCCGCCGTGCAGGCGCTTGACGGGCCGGTGCTGCTGCTGGCCGGGGCAGGCACGGGCAAGACCCGGGCCCTGACCACGCGCATCGCGCATCTGCTATCCCAAGGCAAGGCGCGGCCGGGGCAGATTCTGGCGGTGACCTTCACCAACAAGGCCGCGCGCGAGATGAAGGATCGCATCGGCAGGTTGCTGGGCGAAATGGTCGAGGGCATGCCTTGGCTGGGCACCTTTCACAGCATCAGTGTGAAGATCCTGCGCCGCCACGCCGAACTGGTGGGCGACGGCGAGCTGCATCTGAAGCCCAGCTTCACCATCCTGGACACCGACGATCAGCTGCGGCTGCTGCGCCAGTTGATCGCGGCCGAGAATATCGACGAAAAGCGCTGGCCGGCGCGACAACTGGCCGGGCTGATCGACGGCTGGAAAAACCGCTGCATCACCCCCGCCAGCCTGCCCCGCGGCGAAGAGCGCGCCTTTGACGGCTGGGGCGGGCGGCTTTACCGCGCCTATCAGCGGCGACTGCTGGAACTGAACGCGGTCGATTTCGGCGATCTGCTGATGCATTGCGTCAGCATCTTCCAGGCGCATCCCGATGTGCTGAAACAATGGCAGGACCGTTTCCGCTATATCCTCGTCGACGAATATCAGGACACCAATGCGGCGCAGTATCTGTGGCTGCGCCTGCTGGCCCAGGGGCATCGCAACATCTGCTGCGTGGGCGATGACGACCAGTCGATCTATGGCTGGCGCGGGGCCGAGGTGGGCAACATCCTGCGGTTCGAGACCGATTTTCCCGGTGCGACGGTCATCCGGTTGGAACAGAACTATCGCTCGACCCCGCATATCCTGGCTGCCGCCTCGGGGCTGATCGCGGCCAACAAGGGCCGGCTGGGCAAGACGCTGTGGACCGAGGCGACGGGCGGCGAGCGCGTGCGCCTGATTGGCCATTGGGACAGCGAGGCAGAAGCGCGCTGGATCGGCGAGGAAATCGAGGCGTTTCACGGCGGCCATCGCCACAGCATCGGCCGGCGCAGCCTGAACGATATCGCGATCCTGGTGCGCGCCAGCCACCAGATGCGCGCCTTCGAGGATCGGTTCATGACCATCGGCCTGCCCTATCGGGTGATCGGCGGGCCTCGCTTCTACGAACGCCAGGAAATCCGCGATGCCATGGCCTATTTCCGGCTGGCGGTCAGCCCGGCCGACGATCTGGCTTTCGAGCGCATCGTGAACGTGCCCAAGCGCGGCCTGGGCGACAAGGCGGTGCAGAAGATCCAGGCCGAGGCGCGCGTCCGCGGCCTGTCGCTGACCGAAGGCGCGGCCTCGGCGGTGGCAACCGGGGTGCTGGGCGGCAAGGGCGCGGCGGCGTTGCGCCATCTGGTCGAGGCGCTGGGCCGCTGGCACGTCGATGCGCTGGACAGCCGCGTCAACCATGTCGAGCTGGCCGAGCGGATCCTGGACGAATCCGGCTATACCGCCATGTGGCAGAACGACAAGTCCCCCGACGCGCCGGGGCGGCTCGACAACCTCAAGGAACTGGTCAAGGCGCTTGAGGAATTCGACAACCTCCAGGGCTTTCTGGAACATGTCGCACTGGTGATGGATGCCGAACAAGGCGAGCAGGCCGAACAGGTCAGCATCATGACCCTGCATGCCGCCAAGGGGCTTGAATACCCGATCGTGTTCCTGCCCGGGTGGGAGGACGGCCTGTTCCCCAGCCAGCGCAGCATGGACGAAACCGGCACCCGTGGCCTCGAAGAGGAACGCCGCCTGGCCTATGTCGGCATCACCCGGGCCGAGGAACTGGCGACGATCAGTTTTGCCGGCAATCGCCGGATGTATGGGCAATGGCAGTCCAGCCTGCCGTCGCGCTTCATCGATGAACTGCCGCCCGATCATGTCGATGTGCTGACCCCCCCGGGGCTTTACGGGGGCGGGTATGGTGCCGCGGCGCAGCCCTTTGCCGCATCGGCCATGCATGAGCGTGCGGCACGCGCCGATGTCTACAACTCGCCCGGCTGGAAGCGCATGCAGGAGCGCAGCGCCCAGCGGGCGCAGCCGGTGCACCGCGTGCCGGTGACGATCGACGCCGAACCTGCGGCGCGTTTTTCGGTCGGCGACCGGGTGTTTCACCAGAAATTCGGCAATGGCACGATCATGGGCATCGCCGAGGATACGCTGACGGTCGAATTTGCCACCGGCTTCAAGACCATCAAGGCGTCATATGTTCAGCCCGCGCATCAGGACGGGTCACGGGACGACGTGCCCTTCTAG
- the rpmG gene encoding 50S ribosomal protein L33: MAKPTTIKIRLNSTAGTGHFYVTKKNARTMTEKMTVNKYDPVVRKHVEYKEGKIK, encoded by the coding sequence ATGGCGAAGCCGACGACGATCAAGATCCGTCTGAACTCGACGGCCGGGACCGGGCATTTCTATGTCACCAAGAAAAATGCCCGCACGATGACCGAAAAGATGACGGTCAACAAATACGACCCGGTCGTGCGCAAGCATGTCGAGTACAAGGAAGGCAAGATCAAGTAA
- a CDS encoding TIM barrel protein, with product MLLLANTGFLFTDLPFPQRLAAAAAAGFDGIECHDELQRQDTGLVAAELARLGLVMGGLNLRMGPGMGVAALPGHEGRFAVDVAAAHLAATQVGAGAIHVLAGRGDTDEATYRANLRRACDLTDRLLLIEPICAQAVPDYHLSRVEHALELAQMLGPRVRVMFDWFHAATELGAAPAAAMLRRHRELIAHVQAASIPDRNEPPAELLQDLAGVGFDRIGMEYRPSRPPADYLRGLAGGRGVNPS from the coding sequence ATGCTGCTGCTGGCCAATACGGGCTTTCTGTTCACCGATCTGCCGTTTCCGCAGCGTCTGGCCGCGGCTGCGGCTGCGGGGTTCGACGGCATCGAATGTCACGACGAATTGCAGCGTCAGGATACGGGCCTGGTTGCGGCCGAGCTGGCGCGGCTGGGGCTGGTCATGGGCGGGCTGAACCTGCGCATGGGGCCCGGCATGGGCGTGGCCGCCCTGCCGGGGCATGAGGGGCGCTTTGCCGTCGATGTTGCTGCGGCCCATCTTGCCGCGACGCAGGTCGGTGCCGGGGCCATTCATGTCCTGGCCGGTCGCGGCGACACGGACGAGGCCACCTATCGTGCCAACCTGCGCCGCGCCTGCGATCTGACCGACCGGCTGTTGCTGATCGAGCCGATCTGCGCGCAGGCGGTGCCGGACTATCATCTGTCGCGGGTGGAGCACGCGCTGGAACTGGCGCAGATGCTGGGTCCGCGGGTCCGGGTCATGTTCGACTGGTTTCACGCCGCCACCGAACTGGGCGCGGCGCCGGCGGCCGCGATGCTGCGCCGCCATCGCGAGCTGATTGCCCATGTGCAGGCGGCCTCGATTCCAGACCGCAACGAGCCGCCGGCCGAACTGCTGCAAGACCTGGCTGGCGTCGGCTTCGACCGCATCGGCATGGAATATCGCCCCAGCCGCCCTCCGGCAGACTATCTGCGCGGGTTGGCCGGGGGCCGGGGCGTCAATCCGTCGTGA